From a region of the Haloferax volcanii DS2 genome:
- a CDS encoding carbohydrate ABC transporter permease, with translation MRRAITPGSADDQRVNDAGGERDAVRTDGGVVNEDSRSPDSESGSLDRLAAGIDGLLGSDFLESSIFWVPPFLLMGLFVYGAVIWNFLISLTDYQRFANAPDYSNLDFEMYTRALADSGFIDAAVNTFILLVAFTAGTLAVGLILAILIDRGIRFENSFRTIYLLPMSLSFVVTAQFWLWIYNYNNGIANRVIGLVGVGPISWLGNQTIVLWAVIFALMWQFSGYAMVVYLAGLRAIPDEHYEAAKVDGASTLKMYWRVIIPQLKGATISAAVVLMVFGMKAFDFLYSLVGGYRPPNGADILATKMVREAYANLNWAYGAAIAIVLFAMALGVIGPYLVYEYRRNNL, from the coding sequence GTGCGCCGCGCGATTACTCCCGGCTCGGCTGACGACCAGCGGGTCAACGATGCCGGCGGCGAGCGCGATGCAGTCCGCACCGACGGCGGCGTCGTGAACGAGGACTCCCGGAGTCCGGACTCCGAATCGGGGTCGTTGGACCGCCTCGCCGCGGGAATCGACGGACTGCTCGGGAGCGACTTCCTCGAATCGTCGATTTTTTGGGTCCCGCCGTTCCTGCTGATGGGGCTTTTCGTCTACGGCGCGGTCATCTGGAACTTCCTCATCTCGCTGACCGACTACCAGCGGTTCGCGAACGCGCCGGACTACTCGAACCTCGACTTCGAGATGTACACGCGGGCGCTCGCGGACTCGGGATTCATCGACGCCGCGGTCAACACGTTCATACTGCTCGTCGCGTTCACGGCGGGAACGCTCGCGGTCGGTCTCATACTGGCGATTCTCATCGACCGCGGAATCCGATTCGAGAACTCGTTCCGGACGATCTATCTGTTGCCGATGAGCCTCTCGTTCGTCGTGACGGCGCAGTTCTGGCTGTGGATTTACAACTACAACAACGGAATCGCCAATCGCGTCATCGGTCTCGTCGGCGTCGGCCCGATTAGCTGGCTCGGTAATCAGACCATCGTCCTCTGGGCGGTCATCTTCGCGTTGATGTGGCAGTTCTCCGGGTACGCGATGGTCGTGTACCTCGCCGGACTCCGCGCGATTCCGGACGAACACTACGAGGCGGCAAAAGTCGACGGCGCGTCGACGCTGAAGATGTACTGGCGGGTCATCATCCCGCAGTTGAAGGGCGCGACGATAAGCGCCGCCGTCGTGCTGATGGTGTTCGGCATGAAGGCGTTCGACTTCCTTTACTCGCTGGTCGGCGGCTACCGGCCGCCGAACGGTGCCGACATCTTAGCGACGAAGATGGTCCGCGAGGCGTACGCGAACCTCAACTGGGCGTACGGCGCGGCGATTGCTATCGTCCTGTTTGCGATGGCGCTCGGCGTTATCGGCCCGTACCTCGTCTACGAGTACCGGAGGAACAACCTATGA
- a CDS encoding carbohydrate ABC transporter permease yields the protein MTDDTLRTDGGTATFTARLRRNVEQMTIEDAGLYVVLLLAAGFYLVPIESGLVTSIKTGTAIVETAPFAPPGPSGFTLEKWQAAVEALLRGIGNSMLYAVPATVISAFVGSITAYGLTIPDWKQSYKALVLALIIAGIFIPYQAVLVPLTQFWSQWAQLTDLLSFVWALGVPNDYVGIVELVVTHVAYGIPICTLLFRTYYKTMSEEMIESARLDGATLRRVYRRIVFPLSGPMFAVVLIYQFTQIWNDLLFTLVLVSTESSPAAPVVLILAGLGTSLEGQDFALRMAGAFFAALPTLAVYIFFGDEFAEGVAA from the coding sequence ATGACAGACGACACGCTTCGAACGGACGGCGGAACGGCGACGTTCACGGCCCGACTGCGCCGGAACGTCGAGCAGATGACGATAGAGGACGCCGGTCTGTACGTCGTCCTGCTGTTGGCGGCGGGGTTCTATCTCGTCCCCATCGAGTCCGGATTGGTCACGTCGATCAAGACCGGGACCGCAATCGTCGAGACCGCTCCGTTCGCCCCGCCCGGGCCGTCCGGGTTCACGCTGGAGAAGTGGCAGGCGGCGGTCGAAGCCCTGCTACGCGGGATAGGCAACAGCATGCTGTACGCCGTGCCCGCGACGGTCATCTCGGCGTTCGTCGGCAGCATCACGGCGTACGGGCTGACGATTCCCGACTGGAAGCAGTCGTACAAGGCGCTGGTCTTGGCGCTCATCATCGCGGGCATCTTCATCCCGTATCAGGCCGTGTTGGTGCCGCTGACACAGTTCTGGTCGCAGTGGGCCCAGCTCACCGACCTGCTGTCGTTCGTCTGGGCGCTCGGTGTTCCGAACGACTACGTCGGCATCGTCGAACTCGTGGTGACCCACGTCGCCTACGGGATTCCGATCTGTACGCTCCTGTTCCGGACGTACTACAAGACGATGAGCGAGGAGATGATCGAGTCCGCGCGCCTCGACGGGGCGACGCTCCGGCGGGTGTACCGGCGGATCGTCTTCCCGCTTTCGGGACCGATGTTCGCCGTGGTCCTCATCTACCAGTTCACCCAGATTTGGAACGACCTCCTGTTCACGCTGGTGCTCGTCTCGACGGAGTCGAGTCCGGCGGCCCCCGTCGTGTTGATTCTCGCGGGGCTCGGCACCTCGCTCGAGGGACAGGACTTCGCGCTCCGGATGGCCGGGGCGTTCTTCGCGGCGCTCCCGACGCTCGCGGTGTACATCTTCTTCGGCGACGAGTTCGCCGAGGGGGTGGCGGCGTGA